In the genome of Nymphaea colorata isolate Beijing-Zhang1983 chromosome 9, ASM883128v2, whole genome shotgun sequence, one region contains:
- the LOC116260647 gene encoding uncharacterized protein LOC116260647 — protein MEIDIKVSGTIAKMKPPEANHPASSGFQVDIGFFLEDTLNVIGEDGKATKSQCCYELKIVTRYSTQICDVSYVEQLAYNTLHVDMDMDPEAAEKAKTEVARIIMRKMAVVRNDNPSLWTVFIEMHVECTIEISDEEAGKPTGKHGCDRLLEHLGDDVCAICCEEFDSTEHIAVTTCHHTYHRFCLFKWLFRGTYSCPTCRSDLSTIADCRIKF, from the coding sequence atggagatTGACATCAAAGTGAGCGGCACCATTGCAAAAATGAAGCCCCCTGAAGCTAATCACCCAGCAAGCAGTGGGTTCCAAGTAGATATAGGGTTCTTCCTGGAAGATACGTTGAACGTCATTGGGGAAGATGGTAAGGCGACAAAGAGCCAATGCTGCTATGAGCTGAAGATCGTCACCAGGTATTCTACGCAAATTTGTGATGTTAGTTATGTGGAGCAACTGGCCTACAATACCCTCCACGTTGACATGGATATGGATCCCGAGGCTGCAGAGAAGGCAAAAACTGAGGTTGCTAGAATCATTATGAGAAAGATGGCAGTGGTCAGGAACGACAACCCATCTCTTTGGACTGTCTTCATAGAGATGCATGTAGAATGCACGATAGAGATAAGTGATGAAGAGGCTGGTAAACCTACTGGCAAACATGGCTGCGATCGGCTCCTCGAGCACCTTGGAGATGATGTCTGTGCCATATGCTGTGAAGAGTTCGACTCGACTGAACATATTGCCGTCACCACATGCCACCATACTTACCATCGTTTTTGTCTTTTCAAGTGGTTGTTCCGTGGAACTTACTCCTGCCCAACCTGCCGATCCGACTTGTCTACGATCGCTGACTGCCGAATTAAATTTTGA